One window of Microtus pennsylvanicus isolate mMicPen1 chromosome X, mMicPen1.hap1, whole genome shotgun sequence genomic DNA carries:
- the LOC142840389 gene encoding testis-specific protein TSX-like: protein MSEEQTPQTSETECRTVDSPEFEDEECWLYNDDDMETQKDKSLGYTESFLRLQDILQENKINSIDDSNTCQAGSAKEDCSHSDSNIYDNVKVIIGNIKTNPSMYMEMLTDLNSEGEQDVERTAPGIFLAV, encoded by the exons ATGTCTGAAGAGCAGACACCCCAGACGTCCGAAACAGAATGCCGCACAGTGGATTCCCCAGAATTTGAAGATGAAGAATGCTGGCTTTACAACG aTGACGACATGGAAACTCAGAAGGACAAATCCCTGGG CTACACCGAGTCATTTCTGCGCTTGCAAGACATCCTTCAAGAGAACAAAATCAACAGTATTGATGATAGCAACACTTGCCAGGCT GGAAGTGCTAAAGAAGATTGCAGTCACAGTGACAGCAATATTTATGATAACGTGAAAGTTATCATTGGcaacataaaaacaaacccctccatgtatat GGAGATGCTCACTGATCTGAACTCAGAAGGTGAACAAGATGTGGAAAGAACTGCACCAGGTATCTTTCTTGCCGTTTGA